In Terriglobales bacterium, the genomic stretch CTGTCGTTCCTCCTCCGTGTCCGGAGCCTGCCCTGAGCGCAGCCGAAGGGTGTCCTCTGTGGTAAAAAAGAGCGCCTTGCGCGCCGTGGCCATCTTCGCTCCCCAGGTCTCGCCGCGGCGGCTGCTTCCCTTCGAGCAGGCCTGCGGGCCGATCGAGGTGGTGGAGGAGGTCGCTCCCGGGCTCGCCGCGGACGCCGCCCTCATCTTCGGCGGCGACGGCACCCTGCACCGCCATCTTGCGGGGCTGGCGGCGACCCAGGTTCCGCTGCTCGCCGTCCCCGCCGGCAGCGCCAACGACTTCGCCTGGAACCTGGGCCTGCGCAGCCTCGACGACGCCCTCACCGCCTGGCGCAAGTTTGCCGCTGGCGGCGGCAACCTGCGCGCCGTCGACTTGGGCGTGATCGAAAGCCCAGCCGGGGCGGCTGGGCCACACGAAGCGACCTACTTCTGCTGCGTGGCCGGCTGCGGGCTGGACGCTGAAGCCAATCGCCGCGCCAACGCCCTACCCCGCTGGCTGCGCGCTCACGGCGGCTACCAGCTCGCCGCCTTGCTCACCATCCTGCTGCACCGATCGCAGACCATCACCGTCATCGCCCAGGATGCCGCGCCCGGCGGCGAGCGCCGCCTCTCCCGCCCCGCGCGTCTGGTCGCCTTCGGCAACTCGCCCACCTACGGCGGCGGCATGCGCATCGCTCCCGGCGCCGACCTGGAAGATGGCCTTCTCGACCTCTGCTTCGTCTCTCACCTGGGACGGCTGCGCCTGCTGCGCTTCTTTCCCACCGTCCTGTCGGGCCGGCACGTCGGGATGAAGGAGGTCGAGTACTTCCAGACCTCCCGCCTGCAGGTGGAAACCCAGCCCCCGCTCGACGTCTACGCCGACGGCGAGTACGTCGGCCAGACCCCCATCGCGGTGCGGATCCAGCCGCGGGCGCTGCGGGTGGTGGCGCCGTGAATCCTGCGCCGCTCCCGCCGCATCTGTGATAAGTTCTGTGATTCCCGATTGTTACGGGGAGTGCTACACTAGCCAACCGTTATGGCAGGCGAGAATCGTTCCCGCATCTGGCTCTGGGTCGTGGTGGGAGGAGGGGGCTTCTTCCTCTTCCTGATGGCGGTCTTCACCCTGGTGTACCTGGCGGCCAAAAGCGACCAGCAGGCCGACGGCTTCCGCGGCTTCGGCGACAAGATCGCGGTGGTGGACCTGGAGGGGGTCATCGTGGATCCCAAGCAGGTGGTGCCGGCACTGAAGCGCTACGCCGACGACGACTCGGTGAAGGCCATCATCCTGCACGTCAACACGCCGGGCGGGGGCGTGGCCGCTTCGCAGGAGATCTACCGCGAGGTCAAGCGCATCCGCGACGAGAAGAAGAAGCGCATCGTCGCCCAGATCGAGAGCGTGGGCGCCAGCGGCGGCTACTACGTGGCCTCGGCCACCGACAAGATCTACGCCGACCCGGGCTCGGTGGTGGGCTCCATCGGCGTCATCGCCGAGTGGTACAACTACGGCGACCTCATCAAGTGGGCCAAGCTCAAGGACGTCACCCTGAAGGCGGGCGAATTCAAGGACACCGGCTCACCCACCCGCGACCTCACCCCCGCCGAGCGCGCCTACCTGCAGGGCATGATCGACAACATGCACCAGCAGTTCATCCAGGCAGTGGCCGACGGCCGCCACCTCAAGGTCGAGGACGTGAAGGCCATCGCCGACGGCAAGGTGTGGACCGGCCAGCAGGCCCTCCCCTTGAAGCTGGTGGACCAGTTGGGCGACTTCCAGGACGCGGTCAACGACACCGCCAAGGCGGTGGGCATCAAGGGCGAGCCCGTGCTGGTGCGCCCGGAAAAGCCCCGCCGCACCCTGCTGGACGTGCTCTTCGGCGACCTCTCCGAGTATCTGCCGGATCGCGCCAAGCTCATGCAGAGCAACGTGGGCTTCTACTATCTGTGGAAGTGAGGAGAGGATTTGGGTTGCGCCCCGGCCGCCGCTAGGTTTAGAGTGCAACGTTCTCTGGAGCCAAGATGACCAAAGCCGACCTGATCGAGGAAGTCTCCCGCCTGGTGGAGTTGACCCGCAAGGACAGCGAGGTCATCGTCGAGACCATCTTCGACAGCATCGTGCGCTCGCTGCGCTCCGGCGACAAGATCGAGATCCGCGGCTTCGGCAGCTTCCGCACCCGCCAGCGCAAGCCCCGCGTCGGCCGCAACCCCAAGACCGGCGACCGCGTCCAGGTCCCGGCCAAGAAGATCCCCTTCTTCAAGCCCTCCAAGGAACTCAAGGACCTGGTCAACTCGGGCGCCAAGGCCGCGACGCCAGGCTCGTAGGACAGCCGTTGGTCGTTCGTCGTTGGCCCCCGCGTGCGCGTCAGACGACCGTTTTCTCAAGATGTCATCCTTCGCGAGGCGAAGCCGAGCGGAGGATCTGAGGACGGCGCGCGC encodes the following:
- a CDS encoding diacylglycerol kinase family protein; translation: MVKKSALRAVAIFAPQVSPRRLLPFEQACGPIEVVEEVAPGLAADAALIFGGDGTLHRHLAGLAATQVPLLAVPAGSANDFAWNLGLRSLDDALTAWRKFAAGGGNLRAVDLGVIESPAGAAGPHEATYFCCVAGCGLDAEANRRANALPRWLRAHGGYQLAALLTILLHRSQTITVIAQDAAPGGERRLSRPARLVAFGNSPTYGGGMRIAPGADLEDGLLDLCFVSHLGRLRLLRFFPTVLSGRHVGMKEVEYFQTSRLQVETQPPLDVYADGEYVGQTPIAVRIQPRALRVVAP
- the sppA gene encoding signal peptide peptidase SppA translates to MAGENRSRIWLWVVVGGGGFFLFLMAVFTLVYLAAKSDQQADGFRGFGDKIAVVDLEGVIVDPKQVVPALKRYADDDSVKAIILHVNTPGGGVAASQEIYREVKRIRDEKKKRIVAQIESVGASGGYYVASATDKIYADPGSVVGSIGVIAEWYNYGDLIKWAKLKDVTLKAGEFKDTGSPTRDLTPAERAYLQGMIDNMHQQFIQAVADGRHLKVEDVKAIADGKVWTGQQALPLKLVDQLGDFQDAVNDTAKAVGIKGEPVLVRPEKPRRTLLDVLFGDLSEYLPDRAKLMQSNVGFYYLWK
- a CDS encoding HU family DNA-binding protein; the encoded protein is MTKADLIEEVSRLVELTRKDSEVIVETIFDSIVRSLRSGDKIEIRGFGSFRTRQRKPRVGRNPKTGDRVQVPAKKIPFFKPSKELKDLVNSGAKAATPGS